The Thermodesulfovibrio thiophilus DSM 17215 genome includes the window AAATAGTCTCAGACATCTTTTTAAGTATGAACAATCTTGCCTGTTTAGCCTGTTCTAGAGCATGTTTAAAAATTTCATAATTAATTCCTGAAATTTTTATATCCATTTGAAAAGCGGTAATACCGTTTTCAGTTCCTGCAACCTTAAAATCCATATCACCATAATGATCTTCCATCCCAAGAATATCAGTAAGAACTAGAATCTTTTCATTCTCTTTAATTAATCCCATTGCTACACCTGCAACAGGTGCTTTTATAGGAACTCCAGCATCCATAAGAGACAGCGTTGCTCCACATACAGTAGCCATTGAGGATGAACCATTTGATTCAAGAATATCAGAGACAACTCTTATAGTGTATGGAAATTCCTCTTTTGAAGGTATTACAGAGCTTAAAGCTCTTTCAGCAAGATAACCATGTCCAATTTCTCTTCTTCCAGGCCCTCGCAGCGATCTAACTTCTCCAACACTAAAGGGTAAAAAGTTATAATGAAGCATAAATGTTTTAAATGTTTCACCTTCAAGAGAATCTATTTTCTGTTCATCTTCAGAAGTCCCAAGAGTTGTCGCAACTAGCGCCTGTGTTTCGCCTCTTGTGAATAGAGCAGAACCATGGACTCTTGGTAAGAGTCCGACCATGCATGTAATAGGTCTTATTTCATCAGGTTTTCGGCCATCCAACCTTATACCATTTTTTATAATTTTTTCACGCATGATTTGTTTGATGATTTTATCAAACTGCTTTTTAATTTCTAAAGAAAGATCTTTATTAGAAGTTCCATAGACTTTTTGACTAAATTCCTCAGTATTTAAGCTCTGCAGGCATTCATTAAGCAATTGATCAAGAGCTTGTTGTCTTTCAAGTTTTCTTTTTATAAAAAGAGCATGTTCAACTTTTTCTGAAATTATATCTAAAATTGCTTCTTTAATAAATTTATTATCTTCAACATTTATAATTTCTCTTTTAGATTTGCCTGCTAACTTTTGAAGTTCTTTTTGCAAAGCAATAATATTTTTTATATGAGCGTGAGCGAATTTTAAGGCTTCTACAAGAATTTCTTCAGAACATTCCGATGCACTACCTTCAACCATTGTAACAGCTTCTTCTGTACCTGCAACTACAAGATTAAGAGTGCTTTTTTCGGATTCTTCATTATCAGGATTCAAAATAAATTCGTCTTCAATTTTTCCAACCCGTATTGCTCCGACAGGCCCATTAAATGGAATATCTGATATGGTTAAAGCTGAGGAAATTCCTATGATGCTTAAAATATCCGCTATATTTTCGTCTCCATAAGAAAGAACAGATGCGATACCCTGTGTCTCATAATTGAATCCTTCAGGAAAAAGAGGTCTTATGGGTCTGTCAATTAAACGGGACACTAAAACTTCTTTATCTGTTGGTTTCCCTTCTCTTTTAAAAAAACCTCCTGGTATTTTTCCTGCAGAGTATGCTTTTTCCTGATAGTCAATTGTTAATGGAATAAAATCTAATCCCTCTTTAGGAGTTTTCTCTGCTACTACAGTACATAATACGTATGTGTCTCCATATTTAACTAAAACTGACCCATCTGTTTGTCTTGCAATAATTCCTGTCTGTAAACTAAGATTTTGGCCCTTAATATTAAGTTCTACTTCCACATTCTACCTCTTTCGCAATTATTTTCTAATACTAAGCCTTTCAATGAGCTTTCCATATCTTTCTTTATCAATTGTTTTAAGATAATTTAAAAGTTTTCGTCTTTGAGCAACTAATTTAATTAGTCCTCGTCTTGAATGGTGGTCCTTTTTGTGTGTTTTAAAATGCTCAGTTAAATAGTTAATTCTTTCAGTAATAATGGCTACCTGGACTTCTGGTGAACCTGTGTCAGATGGATGTGTCTTAAAACTTTCAATAATTTCTTTTTTTCTTTCTGGAGAAATGCCCATTATCTTCACCACCTTTCGTTATAAGGCTTAATTCTAAAAATTAACATAAAATTAAGCCTTTAGTAAAGTTTTAGACATCAAATCACTGGCAATTGAATTTGGTAGTGTAAATGATATTAAGAATTGAAGAGGTATAAGTTTATATAAAGTTTGTATATTTAATTCTTTATTGAGATAAGACAAAAAGAATTTTTTAATTCTTCAATAAGTTTTAATCTATGCTGATGACAACTAAGTATAATTACCTGATTTGAATTAGATATCTCTTGTATTAAATAATTCATGCCTTTAATAAATCTTTCATCATCTGAATGAGCAAATGGTTCATCCAGTATAAAAGGAATCTTTTTTTCTTTGCTTAAAATATTAGCAAGAATTAATCTGATAGTCAGGTATATTTGTTCTACCATTCCTCCACTGAGTTTTTGTTCAATCTCTTTTTCAGATAATTGGTATTCTATTTCTGGCAATTTGACATTAAATGAGAGATCTTTATTAAAAGATAAACCGATGGCTTTACCTGTTATTTTGATTAAAAGTTGTGAAGCTTTTTTATTTAATTTTTCAGCCCAGAACTCGTGTTGTTTCCAGGTTATATTTTCAAGAACTTCAAGAGCTTTCTGTAAAGCTTTTTTGAATTTATCCAGAGTTTGTAAGTATTTTTCAATAGCTTGTATTTGGTCAACTATTTTATCAACTTCTTTTTTATGTTGCATAATTTTATCGTATTCAGCTTGTAATTTATGAATTCTGTCCTTTATTTCATCTTTCTGTCTGAGCAGTCTTTCTTTTTTTTGTTCATATGCTTCTATATCTTCGTTATTTAATTTTTTATTCATAAGACTAATTTTAGATTCATAAAAATTTCTTTTTTTAGATTCATAAAAATTTCTTTCATTTTCTGAGAGAATTTGCTTTTTCAAAACTTCAATTTGTTCAGAATTTTTTATAAGTTCTTTAATTTCATTTTTGTGAAGACTAATTTGTTTCAATACATTAAAAAATTCATTTTGATTATATACAGACCTGAATCTGGAGATTAAATAATGTATTTGAGTGTCGAGATTGTCCTTTTTTAACTGTAATTCTTTTATTTCCTGATTTAACTCTTTATTTTCACGACTAAGTTTAAGCTGATAAATAAAAAGGACAATGCAGAGGACAATACCTGCTAAAAAAATTTTTTTTATGAAAATTCCTGCTAGGATGCTAAAAAGAGCAAATGAAATATTGGACCAGAAATATTTTTTAAATGAACTAGTTATAATTTTTGATTTTTGTTTTTTATTGTCTAAATCTTTTTGCAGGCCTTGAATTGTAGTATCATAATCATAAATAAACTGTTGTTCCTCTAATTTTAAATCTTCAAATTCTTTATAAAATGAAACCAAGTTTTCAAAATTTTTTAACTCTTCATTCCTCTTTTCAAGTCTTTCAATTTCTAAACGGCACGTATCATCTTTTTGTATTTTCCACAGAGCATAGGCACTATCAAGCTCTGCAAGTCTGTAATTAATATTTTCATATTCAGAAAGGCTTGCAACGTAATTTTCAAGAATTTCTTTCTGGTTTTCAACCAAACTATTGAGATATAATTTTTTATTTTCACATTCAGCCAGTTTATTAGTCCATATTTTTATGGCTGTGTCAAGTTTACCTTTTGTATTAAAAGGAAATAAAACACCACTGTGAATACTTTCATACAGACTTTCTTTGATTTTTGTTAGTGCTAAAGAGGCTGAACTATCCTGAAAACCTGTATCAATTGCTTCCTCTAAATAGGATGTGATTGAATAGAGGTCATTCATATTTATTCCAGCCTTCTGCATTAAAAAAGCACTGTTTATAAATATCTCTCTTGGAAGATTGAAAATTATTTCTCCGGGTGATTTTTTTATAATTCGTCCTTTCTTTTTAGTCTCGTATTTAAGAACTTTTCCATTTTTTAATATATGACAGTCTCTGTAGTCTCTTATGATTTGATAAATATCCTGGGCAGCCTCGATTTCCAGGGTAATTTTCCCATTGCCTGGTTGTACAATAGGTTGTTTTGAAGGATATAATGCTTCAAGTATAGAGTTTGCAAGAATGGATTTGCCTGCTTCATTTTTATCCACTATTAAACTACAGGAATGTTCAAAGATAAATTCCTTATTTTTATAAGGTCCTATGTTTTCTATGATTATTTTTTTAATCTTCATCATAAAATTTTGGAATTATCTGCTTCTGAGCAAAAGCATCAAGTCCATAAAGCAGAGCATCTTCAAGGATTTCCATTTCCTTTTCATCTGCATTATCAATAAGTCTAAGCATTTCATGAATAAATGCACCAATAGTTGTTTCTAGAGAAGTTTCTTTCAATTTTTCGATGTCAATTTTTGTAAATTCAGAAGTATCAAATAAAATGTTATATTCAGAGAGGATATCTTTTAAGTGCATTAAATTCAGATATCCCATTCCTTTGATTTTTACAATAAAAAGAGTATCGTCTGGATTGCGATTTTTAGTTTTAGCAGATATTATATTTTTAATCCATTCTACAGGTTGATCGGGTGTGATTTCGATTTTTTCAATTGAAAACTTGCTTAACTCTACGAATTCTGTTATGGTTGTTGTTTTGTTGCTTTCTTTTGAAATTTCAACAATTAACCCACCTCGTTGGCCGTATTCAGATATAGAAGTCGGTACCATACTTCCTGAATAAGCAGATTTTACAATAGTATCATCTGATATCTCTGAATAACTATGATAATGCCCCAGTGCAATATAATCAAAGTTAGATTTTAAAACATCTTCTGTATCAAAGGGATGCCAGATTTCCTTATTTTCAGTTTTAAAATCAACTCTTGATGCGTGTAGAATTGCAATATTAATTTTTGATGGATTAAGATTAACAGTTTCATTAAAAGCTTTTGTTTCTCTATTCAGGCATGGTTTTCCATAAAGATTCACATTTTCATCTATCTGAAAAAATGCGAATTCAGGCTTTTTAAAAATTTTTACATTTTCTGGCCATTTTTTTAGTTTAAGTATGTCAAGAAAGTTATCATTATATGCACAGTTAAGTCCTAATAAATCATGGTTTCCTGGTGCAATAACCACTGGTTTAGGAGAAACTGATTCAAAAAGCTCGTTTAAAAATTCTATGTCTTCTCTATAGATTTTATCGTTTTCAAAAAAATCACCGGCAACTAACATTGCATCAAGATTTTTTTCTTTAATTATGTTGAAGGCTTTTAATAATGCGTCTCTACAGTATTTATTTCTATCTATTCCCTTTATTTGTGAGCCTAAATGAAGATCGGAAATATGCAGAACTCTGAATTTCATAATTTGATTATAAAAAGATTGTAAAAAATAATACAAAAAATAGTTGACATTCTAGAAAAAATTTGGTATTGTTTATATCAAATCCTTAATTTATCGAAAAAAGGAGGCAATAAGTCATGACAAAGGCAGAATTAGTAAGCAAGATTGCAAGCAAGGCTGAGCTCACAAAAGCTGAGTCAGCAAAGGCACTGGATGCCACACTTGAGGCTATCAAAGAAGCTCTCAAGAAAGGTGACAAAGTTACACTGGTTGGATTTGGTAGTTTTTATGTATCCAAGAGGAAATCAAGAAAGGGAAGAAATCCAAGAACCGGTCAGGAGATCAAAATTCCCGCCACAAAAGT containing:
- the pnp gene encoding polyribonucleotide nucleotidyltransferase, yielding MEVELNIKGQNLSLQTGIIARQTDGSVLVKYGDTYVLCTVVAEKTPKEGLDFIPLTIDYQEKAYSAGKIPGGFFKREGKPTDKEVLVSRLIDRPIRPLFPEGFNYETQGIASVLSYGDENIADILSIIGISSALTISDIPFNGPVGAIRVGKIEDEFILNPDNEESEKSTLNLVVAGTEEAVTMVEGSASECSEEILVEALKFAHAHIKNIIALQKELQKLAGKSKREIINVEDNKFIKEAILDIISEKVEHALFIKRKLERQQALDQLLNECLQSLNTEEFSQKVYGTSNKDLSLEIKKQFDKIIKQIMREKIIKNGIRLDGRKPDEIRPITCMVGLLPRVHGSALFTRGETQALVATTLGTSEDEQKIDSLEGETFKTFMLHYNFLPFSVGEVRSLRGPGRREIGHGYLAERALSSVIPSKEEFPYTIRVVSDILESNGSSSMATVCGATLSLMDAGVPIKAPVAGVAMGLIKENEKILVLTDILGMEDHYGDMDFKVAGTENGITAFQMDIKISGINYEIFKHALEQAKQARLFILKKMSETISEPKKELSSHAPRIYTIKVKPEKIRDIIGTGGKVIKSIIEETGVKIDIEDKEGIVKIASPDEASAEKAIEIIKGITQEAEPGKIYMGRVTRIVDFGAFVEILPGVEGLLHISQIADKRIQKVSEILKIGDQIPVKVIEIDELGRTRLSRKEALREIEGRTVTKK
- the rpsO gene encoding 30S ribosomal protein S15, with product MGISPERKKEIIESFKTHPSDTGSPEVQVAIITERINYLTEHFKTHKKDHHSRRGLIKLVAQRRKLLNYLKTIDKERYGKLIERLSIRK
- a CDS encoding AAA family ATPase, which encodes MMKIKKIIIENIGPYKNKEFIFEHSCSLIVDKNEAGKSILANSILEALYPSKQPIVQPGNGKITLEIEAAQDIYQIIRDYRDCHILKNGKVLKYETKKKGRIIKKSPGEIIFNLPREIFINSAFLMQKAGINMNDLYSITSYLEEAIDTGFQDSSASLALTKIKESLYESIHSGVLFPFNTKGKLDTAIKIWTNKLAECENKKLYLNSLVENQKEILENYVASLSEYENINYRLAELDSAYALWKIQKDDTCRLEIERLEKRNEELKNFENLVSFYKEFEDLKLEEQQFIYDYDTTIQGLQKDLDNKKQKSKIITSSFKKYFWSNISFALFSILAGIFIKKIFLAGIVLCIVLFIYQLKLSRENKELNQEIKELQLKKDNLDTQIHYLISRFRSVYNQNEFFNVLKQISLHKNEIKELIKNSEQIEVLKKQILSENERNFYESKKRNFYESKISLMNKKLNNEDIEAYEQKKERLLRQKDEIKDRIHKLQAEYDKIMQHKKEVDKIVDQIQAIEKYLQTLDKFKKALQKALEVLENITWKQHEFWAEKLNKKASQLLIKITGKAIGLSFNKDLSFNVKLPEIEYQLSEKEIEQKLSGGMVEQIYLTIRLILANILSKEKKIPFILDEPFAHSDDERFIKGMNYLIQEISNSNQVIILSCHQHRLKLIEELKNSFCLISIKN
- a CDS encoding metallophosphoesterase family protein, with the protein product MKFRVLHISDLHLGSQIKGIDRNKYCRDALLKAFNIIKEKNLDAMLVAGDFFENDKIYREDIEFLNELFESVSPKPVVIAPGNHDLLGLNCAYNDNFLDILKLKKWPENVKIFKKPEFAFFQIDENVNLYGKPCLNRETKAFNETVNLNPSKINIAILHASRVDFKTENKEIWHPFDTEDVLKSNFDYIALGHYHSYSEISDDTIVKSAYSGSMVPTSISEYGQRGGLIVEISKESNKTTTITEFVELSKFSIEKIEITPDQPVEWIKNIISAKTKNRNPDDTLFIVKIKGMGYLNLMHLKDILSEYNILFDTSEFTKIDIEKLKETSLETTIGAFIHEMLRLIDNADEKEMEILEDALLYGLDAFAQKQIIPKFYDED
- a CDS encoding HU family DNA-binding protein produces the protein MTKAELVSKIASKAELTKAESAKALDATLEAIKEALKKGDKVTLVGFGSFYVSKRKSRKGRNPRTGQEIKIPATKVPKFTAGKSLKEAVK